A single Oryza brachyantha chromosome 8, ObraRS2, whole genome shotgun sequence DNA region contains:
- the LOC102699610 gene encoding serine/threonine protein phosphatase 2A 57 kDa regulatory subunit B' theta isoform-like, with protein sequence MIKQILGRLPKKEKPGKSGEKDLAGVGSSLPGPVPDARTTTDLTMSSRIANPNNYTAAVTNPGQNYTTKNAHVGAGVSNGFLAPPVYEALPSLRDVPTSEKPGLFLRKVTMCCVVFDFTDPTKDVKEKEIKRQTLLELVDYVTSATGKFPEPVVQEVIKMVSINLFRVPTPAPRENKVLESFDLEEEEPVMDPAWPHLQIVYELFLRFVQSPETDAKLAKRYVDHGFIIKLLDLFDSEDPREREYLKTILHRIYGKFMVHRPYIRKAINNIFYRFIFETEKHNGIAELLEILGSIINGFALPLKEEHKLFLVRALIPLHKPKCVSMYHQQLSYCVTQFVEKDCKLSDTVIRGLLKYWPITNSAKEVMFLGELEEVLEATQPAEFQRCMVPLFRQIARCLNSSHFQVAERSLFLWNNDHIEVLIKQNSKVILPIILPAIERNTKGHWNQAVQSLSLNVRKIFMDHDPVLFEECLKKFEEDEAKETVLRSKREATWKRLEEIALSKSTRSEAEAAVPLEATVH encoded by the exons ATGATTAAGCAAATCCTGGGCCGGCTTCCCAAGAAGGAGAAGCCTGGCAAGTCCGGGGAGAAGGATTTGGCCGGAGTCGGCTCGTCGCTGCCGGGTCCGGTGCCTGATGCAAGAACCACGACAGATTTGACGATGTCTAGTAGAATTGCCAATCCCAACAATTATACAGCCGCTGTCACAAATCCCGGCCAGAATTACACCACCAAGAACGCACATGTTGGTGCGGGTGTCAGCAATGGGTTCTTGGCGCCGCCTGTGTACGAGGCGCTTCCGAGCTTACGAGATGTCCCGACATCGGAGAAGCCTGGCTTGTTCCTCCGGAAGGTGACCATGTGCTGTGTGGTTTTTGACTTCACAGACCCAACAAAGGATGTGAAAGAGAAGGAGATCAAGAGGCAAACATTGCTTGAGCTCGTGGATTACGTCACTTCTGCCACTGGGAAGTTTCCGGAGCCTGTTGTGCAGGAGGTCATCAAGATGGTGTCTATAAACTTGTTCCGGGTGCCTACCCCAGCGCCAAGAGAGAACAAGGTGCTCGAGTCATTCGAtttggaggaggaagaacctGTCATGGACCCTGCATGGCCACACTTGCAGATTGTGTATGAACTATTCTTAAGGTTTGTCCAATCTCCTGAGACGGATGCTAAGTTGGCCAAGAGATATGTTGATCATGGTTTCATTATAAAGCTACTTGATCTCTTTGACTCGGAAGATCCTAGGGAAAGGGAGTATTTGAAGACAATACTTCACAGGATATACGGGAAGTTCATGGTGCACCGTCCATACATCAGGAAGGCAATCAATAATATCTTCTACAGGTTCATATTTGAGACAGAAAAGCATAACGGAATTGCTGAGCTATTAGAGATTTTGGGGAGTATAATCAATGGTTTCGCTTTGCCACTCAAGGAAGAACACAAATTGTTTCTTGTCCGAGCATTGATTCCACTCCACAAACCAAAATGTGTTAGCATGTATCATCAACAACTGTCATATTGTGTTACTCAGTTTGTTGAAAAGGATTGCAAGCTTTCTGATACTGTTATAAGAGGTTTACTTAAATACTGGCCCATCACAAATAGTGCTAAGGAGGTCATGTTTTTGGGCGAGCTAGAAGAGGTCTTGGAAGCCACACAGCCAGCAGAGTTTCAGAGATGTATGGTGCCACTTTTCCGTCAGATTGCCCGATGTTTGAATAGTTCACACTTTCAG GTGGCAGAGAGATCTCTATTTCTGTGGAACAATGACCATATTGAGGTCTTGATCAAGCAGAACAGCAAGGTGATACTGCCCATAATCCTGCCTGCAATAGAGCGAAATACAAAAGGGCACTGGAACCAGGCAGTTCAAAGCTTGAGTCTTAATGTTCGCAAAATCTTCATGGATCATGACCCAGTACTGTTTGAGGAGTGCCTCAAGAAGTTTGAGGAAGACGAAGCGAAAGAAACCGTGTTGAGGTCAAAGCGTGAGGCTACATGGAAACGCTTAGAAGAGATTGCCTTGTCAAAATCTACACGCAGCGAGGCTGAGGCAGCAGTTCCTCTAGAGGCCACAGTTCATTAG